CGGACAATCAAGGCCCTCGAAAAGGCTGGCGCGCTGGAGTACACAATCATTGTCACCGCCCCTGCCGCGGAAAATGCCGCCAATTTGTTCCTTGCCCCGTTTGCCGGTTGCGCGATGGGCGAATGGTTCATGCAGAACGGCATGGATGCGCTGATTGTCTATGATGACCTTTCCAAGCAGGCCGCCGCCTACCGGCAGATTTCCCTCGTCCTGAAGCGGCCGGCCGGCCGCGAAGCCTATCCGGGAGACGTTTTCTATCTGCACAGCCGTTTGCTCGAGCGTTCTGCCCGACTGAACGAGGGTAATGGAAACGGATCATTGACCGCCCTGCCGATCATTGAAACGCAGGCCGGCGACGTGTCCGCCTACATCCCGACAAATGTGATTTCCATCACAGACGGGCAGATCTTCCTTGAAACGGACTTGTTCAACCAGGGAATCCGCCCCGCCGTCAGTGTGGGCCTTTCAGTGAGCCGCGTGGGTTCCGCCGCCCAGATCAAGGCTGCCAAGCAGGTGGCTGGTAAGGTGAAACTTGAGCTGGCCGCCTACCGTGAACTGGCTGCCTTCGCACAGTTTGGTTCGGACCTGGATGCCCGTACCCGCCGTCAGCTTGATCGCGGTGCCCGCACTGTGGAACTCTTCAAGCAGCCAGCCTACTCGCCGAAGTCCGTGGAAATTCAAGTCTCTCTCCTCTGGAGCCTGCAGAATGATTTCTTTGATGACATCGACGTCGACGATATCGTTTCGGCCGCTGGTTCACTTCAGGAATACCTCGAGACAGGTAAGCGCGACCTTCTGGACAAGATTCTTTCCAAGAAGAAAATCGACGACGAAGTTGAGGCTGGCCTCAAGGAAGCTGTTGCCGCCTGGAAGTCGACTTTCAAGCAGAACTGATCACCGCCTAATTGTTTTTCAAATCCGTCCTGACTGAGAGCCATGCCAAATACCCGCGACATACGAAACCGGATCCGAGGGGTTAAGAATACCCAGAAGATCACCCGGGCGATGCAACTGGTAGCGGCTTCCAAGATGAAGAAGGCTCAGGACCGGGCATTGCAGGGGCGTCCCTACGCAAAGCAATTAAGCCGGATGCTGGCCTCCCTGAACGGCAAGATCGAGGACTTCAACCATCCGTTCCTTGAGGAACGTGAGATCAAGAAACGCGGAATTCTCGTCATTTCCACGGATCGAGGCCTCTGTGGCTCGTTGAACGCAAACTTGTTCCGCGAGATCACGAATATAGAGCGCGATTCTGCTGGCTTTATCACCATCGGGCGCAAAGCCCGCCAGTTCATTTCCCGTACTGGACGCGACCTGCTCGCCGATTTCCCTATTTCCGAGGAAGCGCACTTCAAGGAGTTACGCCCGGTCGTGGAATTTCTTGTCGAGCAGTTCAAGGAAGGTGCTATCGACACGATCGAGGTCCTTTACCCGCGTTTCAAAAACACGCTTGTGCAGGAGCCGACCCGCATCCCGTTCCTGCCCTTGGCCAGCCTCGATGAATATGTCGAGGACCAGGCGGAGGCAAATCACGAAAAATTGCTGGAAGATTCCCGCGAACTGGTATTCGAGCCGAATCCGGAAATCATTCTTACCGAACTGCTTGAGCGCTTTGTGAAACGGGAGATCTATCAGATGCTCGTCGATGCCCGGGCTTCGGAGCACAGCGCCCGGATGGTCGCCATGAAGGCTGCGACCGACAACGCCAATAAACTCACCGACAGCCTTACGCTTCAATACAACAAGGCCCGGCAGGCCGGCATTACCCAGGAAATCCTGGAAATTACCGCCGCCGCCCAACACTAACCGCTCTTTGCTAATCCAACGGATAAACATTTCAATATCATGAGCCAAAATACAGGAAAAATCGTCCAGGTTCTCGGCGCTGTCGTCGACGTGAAGTTCGATACAGAGAACGTTCCCGCCATCTTCCAGGCGCTGCATATCAATTATGAATACCAGGGAAAGCCGACAACGCTGACTCTTGAGGTTCAACAGCACCTTGGCGGCGGAATGGTTCGCGGCGTGGCCATGTCTTCCACCGAAGGCGTTGTTCGCGGAATGGATGTGCTCGATACTGGCGATGCCATCACGGTCCCCGTTGGCGAAGGTGTCCTCGGCCGGATTTTCAATGTAACCGGTGATGCCGTTGACGAACGGGGCGACGTGAATTTTGACAAGCGCTATCCGATCCACCGCAACCCCCCCGCACTGGTTGACCAATCCACGGAGGCGGAGATTCTCGTGACCGGCATCAAGGTGATCGACCTGATCTGTCCCTTCACCAAGGGAGGCAAGGTTGGTGCATTCGGTGGAGCTGGTGTTGGCAAGACGGTTGTCATCATGGAGCTGATCAACAACATCGCCAAGTCCTACGGCGGTTACTCGGTTTTCTGTGGGGTGGGGGAACGCTCCCGTGAAGGAAATGACCTTTATCATGAAATGGCCGATGCCGGCGTTATCGATCTTGAGAATATT
This region of Oceanipulchritudo coccoides genomic DNA includes:
- the atpA gene encoding F0F1 ATP synthase subunit alpha, whose protein sequence is MNTILEQIEKEISALAPEVGKTNTGVITAVADGVAKVEGLSEVMYNEMVEFPHDITGIALNLEEDEVGIVCLGDANLLKEGDEVRTTGRLLSVPVGKEMLGRVVNAIGEPIDGKGPIDAKETYPIEKIAPGIIPRKSVDQPLQTGIMAIDSMIPIGRGQRELIIGDRQTGKTTIAIDTIINQANINRQGIASGDESFRPVYSIYVAVGQKNSTIARTIKALEKAGALEYTIIVTAPAAENAANLFLAPFAGCAMGEWFMQNGMDALIVYDDLSKQAAAYRQISLVLKRPAGREAYPGDVFYLHSRLLERSARLNEGNGNGSLTALPIIETQAGDVSAYIPTNVISITDGQIFLETDLFNQGIRPAVSVGLSVSRVGSAAQIKAAKQVAGKVKLELAAYRELAAFAQFGSDLDARTRRQLDRGARTVELFKQPAYSPKSVEIQVSLLWSLQNDFFDDIDVDDIVSAAGSLQEYLETGKRDLLDKILSKKKIDDEVEAGLKEAVAAWKSTFKQN
- the atpG gene encoding ATP synthase F1 subunit gamma — translated: MPNTRDIRNRIRGVKNTQKITRAMQLVAASKMKKAQDRALQGRPYAKQLSRMLASLNGKIEDFNHPFLEEREIKKRGILVISTDRGLCGSLNANLFREITNIERDSAGFITIGRKARQFISRTGRDLLADFPISEEAHFKELRPVVEFLVEQFKEGAIDTIEVLYPRFKNTLVQEPTRIPFLPLASLDEYVEDQAEANHEKLLEDSRELVFEPNPEIILTELLERFVKREIYQMLVDARASEHSARMVAMKAATDNANKLTDSLTLQYNKARQAGITQEILEITAAAQH